In one Sphingomonas sanguinis genomic region, the following are encoded:
- a CDS encoding MFS transporter translates to MRDRDIAPPAPGFWTLASVEGWERCAIQGAKSLLTLFLVTDLLAKGDAVWGMAGLRTGIEGVTGAHGDIAFASQLYGLYGALTYLVLPLGGWIADRSGQRRRAMYGGAILMTLGLVALASRSWALPGLALLIGGIGLLKGNLAAEVGALRGASAGERLYAAYLAFLNGGALLGPLVGGWLALRVGFAAAFIVMAGSMIAAMLTLRTAPPVRLIEAREADGHRTDWPRVILAIVAVTLCFCAYEQLNNMVLLWAEQRVELRLGGLAIPPGWLAAADGLFTIGLALVAYRLWPRLRHEPGPAMKLAAGGMAMVLAYGLLAWLSGGTAPVGLIGPVCAIALLSLGVVLSWPSALAIVAAATPPSRRGLMTGLFYLHGFVAHLAVGELGALYPRMAQPHFWAIHAALALTGAVTALLIPRGQATTTSTPASASA, encoded by the coding sequence ATGCGCGACAGGGACATCGCCCCGCCCGCCCCCGGTTTCTGGACGCTCGCCAGCGTCGAGGGGTGGGAGCGTTGCGCGATCCAGGGCGCCAAGTCGCTGCTGACCTTGTTCCTCGTGACCGATCTGCTCGCGAAGGGCGATGCGGTGTGGGGCATGGCGGGCCTGCGCACCGGCATCGAGGGCGTGACCGGCGCGCATGGCGACATCGCCTTCGCGTCTCAGCTTTACGGCCTCTATGGTGCGCTGACCTATCTGGTCCTGCCGCTGGGCGGATGGATCGCGGATCGCAGCGGCCAGCGGCGTCGCGCCATGTATGGCGGAGCGATATTGATGACGCTGGGTCTGGTCGCGCTGGCGAGCCGTAGCTGGGCGCTGCCGGGGCTGGCGCTGCTGATCGGCGGGATCGGGCTGCTCAAGGGCAATCTGGCCGCCGAAGTGGGCGCGCTTCGCGGAGCCTCGGCGGGGGAGCGGCTCTATGCGGCCTATCTGGCGTTCCTCAATGGCGGGGCGCTGCTCGGACCGCTCGTCGGCGGGTGGCTGGCGCTGCGGGTCGGGTTCGCCGCCGCCTTCATCGTCATGGCGGGCAGCATGATCGCGGCGATGCTGACCTTGCGCACCGCGCCGCCCGTTCGGCTGATCGAAGCGCGCGAAGCGGACGGACACCGCACCGACTGGCCGCGCGTCATCCTCGCCATCGTCGCCGTGACTTTGTGCTTCTGCGCCTATGAGCAGCTCAACAACATGGTGCTGCTCTGGGCGGAGCAGCGGGTCGAGCTGAGGCTGGGCGGGCTGGCGATCCCGCCGGGCTGGCTGGCGGCGGCGGACGGGCTGTTCACCATCGGACTGGCGCTGGTCGCCTATCGCCTCTGGCCGCGCCTGCGCCACGAGCCGGGTCCGGCGATGAAGCTGGCCGCCGGGGGGATGGCGATGGTGCTGGCCTATGGTCTGCTCGCTTGGCTGTCCGGCGGCACCGCGCCAGTCGGGCTAATCGGGCCGGTCTGTGCGATCGCGCTGCTCTCGCTGGGTGTCGTGCTGTCCTGGCCCTCGGCGCTGGCGATCGTCGCCGCCGCCACGCCGCCGTCACGGCGCGGGCTGATGACCGGGCTGTTCTATCTCCACGGCTTCGTCGCGCATCTGGCGGTGGGAGAGCTCGGTGCGCTCTATCCACGCATGGCGCAGCCGCACTTCTGGGCGATCCATGCCGCGCTCGCGCTGACGGGGGCGGTCACGGCGCTGCTGATCCCGCGCGGTCAGGCGACGACCACCTCCACCCCGGCCAGCGCTTCCGCATAA
- a CDS encoding DeoR/GlpR family DNA-binding transcription regulator: MMKRQRRQHEIVALLGEGGFHGIGELAGALSVSEETVRRELRVLESSGAVVRAHGAVRLAKVETEGSFATRLQRHAEAKQRIAAAVAQLVADGQTVYIDASTTGHYVARALREHQKLTVVTNAVGVAAELGGRNDNRIMLAGGEMDYEYRACFDATAREYLSMFTPALAIVSVESVNLDHGFADYHAGEAALCRMMIARSRRTLIAADQSKFDRPGTIQVAALNAVAMLVTDAPLSPAYAEALAGVEVVVA; this comes from the coding sequence ATGATGAAACGCCAGCGCCGCCAGCATGAGATCGTGGCGTTATTGGGAGAAGGCGGGTTTCACGGGATCGGCGAGCTGGCCGGGGCGCTGTCGGTATCCGAGGAGACGGTGCGGCGCGAACTGCGCGTGCTGGAATCGTCGGGCGCGGTCGTGCGCGCGCACGGCGCAGTGCGCCTCGCCAAGGTCGAGACCGAGGGTTCCTTCGCCACCCGTCTGCAACGCCATGCCGAGGCCAAGCAGCGCATCGCCGCCGCCGTCGCCCAGCTCGTGGCGGACGGGCAGACCGTCTATATCGATGCCAGCACCACCGGCCATTATGTCGCCAGGGCGCTGCGCGAACACCAGAAGCTGACCGTCGTGACCAATGCGGTCGGCGTCGCGGCCGAGCTGGGCGGACGCAACGACAACCGCATCATGCTGGCGGGCGGCGAGATGGATTACGAGTATCGCGCCTGTTTCGACGCCACCGCGCGCGAGTATCTCAGCATGTTCACGCCTGCGCTGGCCATCGTATCGGTGGAGTCGGTCAATCTCGACCACGGGTTCGCCGACTATCATGCGGGCGAGGCGGCTTTGTGCCGGATGATGATCGCCCGCTCGCGCCGCACCCTGATCGCCGCCGACCAGAGCAAGTTCGACCGCCCCGGCACGATTCAGGTCGCGGCGCTGAACGCGGTGGCGATGCTCGTGACCGACGCGCCCCTGTCGCCCGCTTATGCGGAAGCGCTGGCCGGGGTGGAGGTGGTCGTCGCCTGA